The following are encoded in a window of Limibacter armeniacum genomic DNA:
- a CDS encoding SusC/RagA family TonB-linked outer membrane protein, with translation MRKTLLLLTFVLGLFSMALAQERTVSGVVKDASGEPLPGATVHVKGSTIGSVTNLDGEFKLNVPNDASTLVFSLVGFLSIEQELGTQSLFELVMEEDVKQLNEVVVTGYGELDKKKITGSIATVDAKLIEQVPVATFDQMIQGQSPGLYVNAGSGQPGAAATVRIRGNGSINGGNDPLYIVDGVPIESDAFTTLNANDFASISVLKDASATAQYGSRGGNGVIVITTKKGAIGKTRVNYRYQTGWSKIGDMGVEMMNTQERLAYEEIIKRGPGWTYSSNNPDAPDDAAEKLAALRNTNTDWVDAVTRIGRTETHEVNISGGAKGTRFYVSGNYFAQEGVAEGSDLERITGRFNIDHEYSDKLRFGLSANVGRSTSQYIPSEGLSTANPFVLATIDYMPYDSIQVTNPTTGEKEYKLRGFGRNPVEMVDTYIEKMNELKAIVSTYVEAELFPNVTAKSKIGFDFRNREYEEWADPEGTLSAWGKEGQGFYSATSASKFQYNWVNSVQWAKTIGDHDFDVMAGTEILEKSYNNFDYTGYGINPKLPQTPAGITPGTPDNNLIPDVGGEKWRTALMSYFVFANYTFDKRFSFQGTVRRDGSSKFGDNNQWAIFWSTGLSYNLTEEAFLQSAENINLLKVRASYGTVGNQDDTDLSIEPFQKKSAFGSTVYGSGQGLVPTVIEYPDLSWEQSSKFNAGIDFGFFQNKVRGSLDVYNDITSALFVEQQLSRTSGFDDLDINAGKMRNRGIELQLTTTNISSATGFKWETTLNFGHNDNEILDLGQVDEFLLGTGIVREGLPLGSHYTVGWAGVNPANGQPLYYDKDGNVTTVYSSANEVADWGTSNPPNVGGITNTFSYKGLSLSVFFNFQQGHRLFNNQSYFIENHNVGYNQSAEMLDLWQKEGDITSVQGLGYAREFTSRDIEDASFLRLRNVNLSYTLPSTAMSKLKYFSSIRVYAQAQNLYTWTKFTGFDPEIGNNIAQFQYPTPRTATVGVDISF, from the coding sequence ATGAGAAAAACGTTATTACTGTTGACGTTTGTGCTCGGCCTGTTCTCTATGGCCTTAGCGCAAGAGCGAACAGTGTCCGGCGTGGTTAAAGATGCTTCAGGCGAACCACTTCCAGGTGCAACTGTTCATGTAAAAGGATCAACAATAGGATCCGTTACCAATCTTGATGGAGAATTCAAACTCAATGTTCCAAATGATGCTTCTACATTGGTTTTTAGCTTAGTAGGTTTTTTATCGATTGAGCAGGAACTTGGAACGCAGTCACTTTTTGAATTAGTGATGGAGGAAGATGTTAAGCAACTTAATGAAGTTGTTGTAACAGGATATGGAGAGTTAGATAAGAAGAAGATTACAGGTTCAATTGCTACAGTAGACGCTAAGTTGATTGAGCAAGTACCAGTAGCGACATTTGATCAAATGATTCAAGGTCAAAGCCCTGGCCTGTATGTAAATGCTGGCTCAGGACAGCCGGGTGCCGCTGCTACTGTACGTATTCGTGGTAACGGGTCAATCAACGGTGGTAATGACCCACTTTACATTGTAGATGGTGTGCCGATCGAATCGGATGCCTTCACTACTTTGAATGCGAATGACTTTGCCTCTATTTCGGTATTGAAAGATGCTTCAGCAACTGCGCAGTATGGTTCACGTGGTGGTAACGGTGTAATCGTAATTACAACGAAAAAAGGAGCTATTGGTAAAACAAGAGTAAACTACAGATACCAGACAGGTTGGTCAAAAATCGGTGATATGGGTGTGGAAATGATGAACACTCAGGAGCGTTTGGCTTACGAAGAGATCATAAAGAGAGGTCCTGGATGGACATATTCATCTAACAATCCTGATGCACCAGATGATGCAGCTGAGAAATTGGCAGCTCTTAGAAATACGAATACTGACTGGGTGGATGCAGTAACTAGAATCGGTAGAACAGAAACTCATGAAGTTAATATTTCAGGAGGGGCTAAAGGTACTAGATTCTATGTGTCGGGTAACTATTTTGCGCAAGAAGGTGTAGCAGAAGGTTCTGATCTGGAAAGAATTACTGGTCGTTTCAATATTGACCACGAGTACAGTGATAAACTAAGATTCGGATTGTCTGCCAATGTGGGTAGATCAACTTCACAATATATCCCAAGTGAAGGGCTAAGTACAGCAAACCCATTTGTATTGGCTACAATTGATTATATGCCATACGACTCCATTCAAGTAACCAATCCTACTACAGGTGAGAAAGAGTATAAGCTGAGAGGCTTTGGTAGAAACCCTGTAGAAATGGTGGATACTTATATTGAGAAAATGAATGAGTTAAAGGCAATTGTCTCGACATACGTAGAGGCTGAGCTTTTCCCTAATGTGACAGCAAAATCAAAAATTGGTTTTGACTTCAGAAACAGAGAATACGAAGAGTGGGCAGATCCGGAAGGAACACTGAGTGCTTGGGGTAAAGAAGGTCAGGGTTTCTACAGTGCGACAAGTGCATCGAAGTTCCAGTACAACTGGGTGAACTCTGTACAGTGGGCAAAAACTATTGGCGACCACGACTTTGATGTAATGGCAGGTACTGAGATCTTAGAGAAGTCTTACAATAACTTTGACTACACTGGTTATGGTATCAATCCTAAACTGCCTCAAACACCAGCAGGTATAACACCAGGTACACCAGACAACAACCTGATCCCTGATGTGGGCGGTGAGAAGTGGAGAACAGCACTGATGTCTTACTTCGTGTTTGCTAACTATACATTTGACAAACGTTTCTCATTTCAGGGAACCGTAAGACGAGATGGATCTTCGAAGTTTGGTGATAATAACCAGTGGGCGATCTTCTGGTCAACAGGACTTTCTTACAACCTGACAGAAGAAGCATTCCTTCAAAGTGCTGAAAATATCAACCTGCTGAAAGTAAGAGCTTCTTACGGTACGGTGGGTAACCAAGATGATACTGACTTGTCTATTGAGCCTTTCCAAAAGAAAAGTGCATTTGGGTCTACTGTGTATGGCTCAGGGCAGGGTCTTGTACCTACAGTAATTGAATATCCGGATTTGAGTTGGGAGCAGTCAAGTAAGTTTAATGCTGGTATTGACTTCGGCTTCTTCCAAAATAAAGTAAGAGGTAGCTTAGATGTCTATAATGATATCACTTCAGCCCTATTTGTGGAACAGCAGCTATCTAGAACTTCAGGTTTTGATGATCTGGATATCAACGCTGGTAAGATGAGAAACAGAGGTATTGAGTTACAGTTAACGACAACAAATATTAGTTCAGCTACTGGTTTTAAGTGGGAAACAACGTTGAACTTTGGACACAACGATAACGAAATCTTAGACCTGGGACAGGTAGATGAATTCCTATTGGGGACTGGTATTGTTAGGGAAGGACTTCCATTGGGATCACACTATACTGTAGGTTGGGCTGGTGTTAACCCAGCTAACGGTCAGCCGCTTTATTATGACAAAGATGGTAACGTAACAACTGTTTATAGTAGTGCAAATGAGGTTGCTGATTGGGGTACATCTAATCCACCAAATGTTGGTGGTATCACTAACACTTTTTCTTACAAAGGACTGAGTCTTTCAGTGTTCTTTAACTTCCAGCAAGGTCACAGACTGTTCAATAACCAGTCGTACTTTATTGAAAACCACAATGTAGGCTACAACCAGTCAGCAGAGATGTTAGACCTGTGGCAAAAAGAAGGAGATATCACGAGTGTTCAAGGATTGGGTTATGCTAGAGAATTTACATCCAGAGATATCGAGGATGCTTCATTCCTGAGACTGAGAAATGTGAACCTGTCTTACACACTGCCATCTACAGCAATGAGTAAGCTGAAGTATTTCAGCTCAATCAGAGTGTATGCACAAGCGCAAAACCTGTACACTTGGACGAAGTTTACTGGATTTGACCCTGAGATTGGTAATAATATCGCTCAGTTCCAGTACCCTACGCCAAGAACTGCGACAGTGGGTGTAGACATTAGCTTCTAA
- a CDS encoding S8 family serine peptidase, which yields MNKFTLLTMLSLCIFNFKGYAQNKPIERISSEYASTYSEEQKKISAYLSRTGKKDYIELQGGERAYIRRIDENGKPTYIKSYNAEAAITTGAAFIIKGGTFDMGVDGSGMSAGVWEIGDPNFSHQELIGHIKNVDGQSSRKSPSEQNHATHVMGTIAASGVYAQAKGMAPKAQILAYNSSSDHAEMAKAASEGLLISNHSYGAVTGWEGDTWYGDKGISVEEDYRFGFYSQDAKNLDKIAYNAPNYLIVWAAGNDRGNKPSSTIIEPDVLTRSDGPYDCIGPEAVAKNILTVGAVSHVLNYNGPTSVKMSSFSSWGPTDDGRIKPDIVANGIAVLSSGAGPTNGSGELELQNDYYYTSQGTSMAAPNAAGSLLLLQELYQRFYKKPMTAASLKALAIHTAKEAGDYPGPDYSFGWGLLDVENAAKVISNLNGNEYQLEEKVLKNEETFETTVTSDGMTPLTVTLSWTDVPGTPTSNQLDPETPMLVNDLDVRVYDESDNEYFPWIRQGIPFYNAAQKGDNTVDNVEKIEIGVPQAGTYRIVVSHKNTLTDNQQAFSLIITSSTPESTANTYYWLGGDNNWEDPENWSLESHGESVGSIPSAGSNVVFDQGVGAITLPESIELGNVYIYDSASIDFQVNKTVVIKGSIFNYTSTSTFKGDGKVILVANQANSQMLSENAHIFSSGGVEFTSDIPNAQWVLSDSLIAQRVLISGVSIELGGKVIVVDSLEIDVKDTDLVKTNQSTRLHVKKDLSVTNGKINIQGRLYAEGEFTISAPASTFGDFYVNTNTSVMTGLSFDKLLIEAGVSLNFPEGDTIKVNSLISKGTDTSPVSLTAASESILYSDKERRLCNDFLEISNVKAVGSTQFVSGNNSSLTNADGWVNKDCSDLLFADFELSYTCTEGLVKVTDLSTGNPEKWNWELLQEGVVVATYKGSIPDIIVNDIGTYTLKSILEKGSEMVSMEKSFDVIANTLTVPVLTYDGTVLRFTAQSGAKIKWYLDGEEIEGATLNFYINDTALSGDFYVVLSDDKCQVVSDTYTVEEVLAIDNDFQEMSVSLIPNPAVNTVSIKAVSEYQGIVKIKMFDITGTPIWDTRVDKSTTVLNEVWNCSELSSGIYLVKIAMGERVMTYRFVKL from the coding sequence ATGAACAAATTTACTTTACTAACAATGCTTTCACTGTGCATATTCAATTTTAAAGGGTATGCACAAAACAAGCCTATAGAAAGAATTTCGTCAGAGTATGCATCCACATATAGTGAAGAGCAGAAAAAGATCTCAGCGTATTTGAGCCGTACAGGCAAAAAAGATTATATAGAACTACAAGGAGGGGAGAGGGCCTACATAAGAAGGATTGATGAGAATGGAAAACCTACTTATATCAAAAGTTATAATGCAGAGGCTGCTATTACTACAGGAGCGGCTTTTATTATAAAAGGAGGAACTTTTGATATGGGTGTTGATGGTAGTGGGATGAGTGCAGGCGTATGGGAAATTGGAGATCCTAACTTTTCTCATCAAGAGTTAATAGGGCATATAAAGAATGTTGATGGTCAAAGTTCTAGAAAATCGCCTTCGGAACAAAATCATGCCACTCATGTGATGGGTACAATTGCAGCTTCTGGAGTATATGCTCAAGCCAAAGGAATGGCTCCAAAAGCACAAATATTGGCATATAACTCATCTAGTGATCATGCTGAAATGGCAAAAGCAGCTTCTGAGGGATTACTGATTTCTAATCATTCATATGGAGCAGTTACAGGTTGGGAAGGAGATACTTGGTATGGAGATAAAGGTATTAGTGTAGAAGAAGATTACAGGTTTGGGTTTTATAGTCAGGATGCCAAAAACTTGGATAAGATTGCATACAATGCCCCGAACTATCTAATTGTTTGGGCTGCAGGCAATGACCGAGGTAACAAACCTTCATCAACGATAATTGAGCCTGATGTCTTGACAAGGTCAGATGGACCGTATGACTGTATTGGTCCTGAGGCCGTCGCCAAAAATATTCTTACGGTAGGTGCTGTTAGCCATGTTTTGAATTATAATGGCCCCACTAGTGTAAAGATGAGTTCATTTAGTAGTTGGGGACCAACTGACGATGGGCGAATTAAACCAGATATTGTTGCCAATGGGATAGCTGTATTGTCTAGTGGGGCTGGTCCTACGAATGGAAGTGGTGAACTTGAATTACAAAATGATTATTACTATACTTCTCAAGGTACATCAATGGCAGCTCCTAATGCTGCAGGGTCTTTACTATTACTACAAGAGCTTTACCAACGGTTCTATAAAAAGCCAATGACAGCAGCTAGTTTAAAGGCTTTGGCTATTCATACAGCAAAAGAAGCTGGAGACTACCCTGGGCCGGATTATAGCTTTGGATGGGGGTTGTTAGATGTTGAAAATGCAGCAAAAGTTATTAGTAACTTAAATGGAAATGAATATCAACTGGAAGAAAAAGTTCTAAAAAACGAAGAAACCTTTGAAACGACTGTGACATCCGATGGAATGACCCCTTTAACAGTAACGTTGAGTTGGACTGATGTTCCAGGTACTCCAACATCGAATCAATTGGACCCAGAAACACCTATGTTGGTGAATGATTTAGATGTCAGGGTTTACGATGAAAGTGATAATGAGTATTTCCCGTGGATTAGACAAGGAATTCCGTTTTATAATGCAGCTCAAAAAGGGGATAATACAGTTGATAATGTAGAGAAAATTGAAATAGGAGTTCCACAAGCAGGAACATATCGGATAGTAGTATCTCATAAAAATACACTTACTGATAATCAGCAAGCATTTTCACTGATTATAACATCATCAACTCCTGAAAGTACCGCTAATACATATTATTGGTTGGGGGGAGATAATAATTGGGAAGATCCAGAAAATTGGTCTCTTGAAAGTCATGGAGAAAGTGTTGGTAGTATTCCTAGTGCTGGTAGCAATGTGGTATTTGATCAAGGGGTGGGAGCAATTACTTTACCTGAAAGTATAGAGTTAGGTAATGTATATATATATGATAGTGCTTCAATTGACTTTCAAGTAAATAAAACAGTAGTTATTAAAGGTAGTATTTTTAACTACACATCAACATCAACTTTCAAAGGAGATGGCAAAGTAATATTGGTTGCTAATCAAGCTAATAGCCAAATGCTTTCAGAAAATGCACATATTTTTTCATCTGGAGGAGTGGAGTTTACATCTGACATCCCAAATGCTCAATGGGTTTTGTCAGATAGTCTAATAGCACAGAGAGTTTTGATTAGTGGAGTGTCTATAGAATTAGGAGGAAAAGTAATTGTAGTTGACTCTTTAGAGATAGACGTAAAGGACACAGATCTTGTAAAGACAAATCAGAGTACGAGGCTTCATGTGAAAAAAGACCTCTCTGTGACGAACGGAAAAATAAATATTCAAGGTAGACTTTATGCTGAAGGCGAGTTTACAATATCAGCACCAGCTTCAACATTTGGAGACTTTTATGTGAATACAAATACGTCAGTAATGACAGGATTGTCTTTTGATAAACTTTTAATAGAAGCTGGAGTGTCACTCAATTTTCCTGAAGGAGACACTATAAAAGTGAACTCTTTGATTTCAAAAGGGACTGACACAAGTCCTGTATCATTGACAGCAGCCTCTGAGTCTATATTGTATAGTGATAAGGAAAGAAGGCTTTGTAATGACTTTTTAGAAATAAGTAACGTCAAAGCAGTTGGTTCAACACAGTTTGTTAGTGGTAATAATAGTAGTTTGACAAATGCTGATGGTTGGGTAAATAAGGATTGTTCAGATCTATTATTTGCTGACTTTGAGTTGAGTTACACTTGTACTGAAGGACTTGTTAAGGTTACAGATTTAAGTACAGGAAACCCAGAAAAATGGAACTGGGAGTTGCTTCAGGAAGGTGTTGTTGTAGCAACTTATAAAGGTAGTATACCTGATATTATTGTAAATGATATAGGTACCTATACACTCAAATCAATACTTGAGAAAGGGAGTGAAATGGTATCAATGGAAAAGAGCTTTGATGTTATAGCTAATACACTGACAGTTCCAGTTCTTACATACGATGGGACAGTATTGAGATTTACTGCTCAATCAGGTGCTAAGATAAAGTGGTATTTAGATGGAGAAGAAATAGAAGGTGCTACATTAAATTTTTACATAAACGACACTGCCTTATCAGGAGATTTTTATGTAGTGTTAAGTGATGATAAGTGTCAAGTTGTATCAGATACTTATACTGTTGAAGAGGTATTGGCTATTGATAATGATTTTCAAGAGATGAGTGTGTCATTAATACCCAATCCAGCTGTAAATACGGTGAGCATAAAAGCAGTATCAGAATATCAAGGGATAGTAAAAATAAAAATGTTTGATATAACTGGAACCCCAATCTGGGATACAAGAGTAGATAAAAGTACAACAGTACTTAATGAAGTGTGGAATTGTTCAGAGCTTTCATCTGGTATTTATTTGGTTAAAATAGCTATGGGAGAGAGGGTTATGACATATAGGTTTGTGAAATTGTAG
- a CDS encoding nucleoside-diphosphate kinase: protein MAGKRTFTMIKPDAFGAGNTGAIIKMIEEAGFKLVAGKITHLTKELAGKFYEVHKERPFYGELCDFMSSGPIMAIVLEKDNAVEDFRKLIGATNPAEAAEGTIRKAYAKSVGENAVHGSDSDENAAIESSFFFSKFEEIA from the coding sequence ATGGCAGGTAAAAGAACTTTCACTATGATTAAGCCTGATGCATTCGGCGCAGGCAATACAGGGGCAATCATCAAAATGATTGAGGAAGCTGGTTTTAAACTTGTAGCAGGTAAGATCACTCACCTGACAAAAGAACTGGCAGGTAAGTTCTATGAAGTTCACAAGGAGAGACCTTTCTACGGAGAACTGTGTGACTTTATGAGCTCAGGTCCTATCATGGCAATCGTTCTTGAGAAAGATAATGCGGTTGAAGATTTCAGAAAACTGATTGGTGCTACTAACCCTGCAGAAGCTGCAGAAGGTACTATCAGAAAGGCATATGCAAAATCAGTAGGAGAGAATGCAGTACACGGTTCTGATTCAGATGAGAATGCTGCAATCGAGTCTTCTTTCTTCTTCAGCAAATTCGAAGAGATCGCTTAA
- a CDS encoding carboxypeptidase regulatory-like domain-containing protein produces MTKIMLYLSCLLMLFGCKGRQAAAQQPDSQGISGKVLWVEGNQMPGQGVELPKAQPVKRDVYIYPLTNIKDVSTVEGMFYGDFEGKPVAVVQSDEEGQFEVKLPVGQYSVLVKEEKGLFANSTDGYGNIQPIEVKEGEVTDLTISINYMATY; encoded by the coding sequence ATGACCAAAATAATGTTGTATTTGAGTTGTCTGTTAATGCTATTTGGCTGCAAAGGCAGGCAAGCAGCAGCGCAACAGCCAGATTCGCAGGGTATCAGTGGTAAAGTACTGTGGGTGGAAGGCAATCAGATGCCAGGGCAAGGAGTAGAGTTACCTAAGGCACAGCCTGTCAAGCGAGATGTTTACATCTACCCTTTGACTAATATTAAGGATGTAAGCACTGTGGAAGGAATGTTTTATGGTGATTTTGAAGGAAAACCTGTAGCAGTGGTACAGTCTGATGAAGAAGGTCAGTTTGAAGTGAAACTTCCTGTCGGGCAGTATTCTGTATTGGTCAAGGAAGAAAAAGGACTGTTTGCGAATAGTACAGATGGTTATGGCAATATTCAGCCTATAGAAGTCAAAGAAGGAGAGGTGACCGACCTAACAATAAGTATTAATTATATGGCTACTTATTAG
- the pncA gene encoding bifunctional nicotinamidase/pyrazinamidase yields the protein MKALVIVDIQNDFVTGGALEVPGGESIVPTVNNLQKQFDLVVATQDWHPEDHGSFAENHEGKEIGEVTELNGLQQILWPVHCVQGSEGAALFSGLATEKIKEIFVKGTDVGIDSYSGFFDNGHKKATGLGEYLKGQGVTEVYVVGLAADYCVKFTALDAKKLGFDTYLVEDATKGVNLQPGDVERAIEEMRSSGIKIVTSEELA from the coding sequence ATGAAAGCACTTGTAATTGTTGATATTCAAAATGACTTTGTAACAGGTGGTGCTTTGGAAGTGCCCGGAGGTGAAAGCATCGTACCAACAGTGAACAACCTACAAAAGCAGTTTGATCTGGTAGTTGCTACACAGGATTGGCATCCTGAAGACCATGGGAGCTTCGCTGAAAATCATGAAGGGAAAGAAATTGGCGAAGTGACAGAACTGAATGGATTGCAGCAGATTTTATGGCCGGTTCACTGTGTACAAGGTTCAGAAGGTGCTGCATTGTTTTCAGGGCTTGCTACAGAAAAGATCAAGGAGATTTTTGTAAAAGGAACAGATGTAGGCATTGACAGTTACAGTGGCTTTTTTGATAACGGGCATAAGAAAGCAACAGGTCTTGGTGAGTACCTAAAAGGGCAGGGTGTTACTGAAGTTTATGTAGTCGGATTGGCTGCCGACTATTGTGTAAAGTTTACTGCATTGGATGCCAAGAAATTGGGCTTTGATACTTACTTGGTGGAAGATGCTACCAAGGGTGTTAACCTTCAACCTGGAGACGTGGAAAGAGCCATTGAAGAAATGCGTTCAAGCGGTATCAAAATTGTTACAAGTGAAGAGTTGGCTTAA
- a CDS encoding metallophosphoesterase family protein, producing MKIGIISDTHDHIDEAILRHFEGCDEIWHAGDVGEQHILDTLEKVAPVRAVFGNIDGGPVKWNLPEDAIFEVEGIKVWITHIGGYPPKYTVKLKKRLDEIKPNLFICGHSHILKVIPDKDRQLLHINPGAAGHKGFHKMRTIVTLDITEGKMSDLKVVELGKRGQIG from the coding sequence ATGAAGATTGGAATAATTTCGGATACGCATGACCATATAGACGAAGCTATCTTGCGACATTTCGAAGGATGTGATGAAATATGGCATGCGGGCGATGTAGGTGAACAGCATATATTGGATACTTTAGAAAAGGTGGCTCCTGTCCGTGCTGTTTTTGGGAATATTGATGGGGGTCCTGTCAAGTGGAACTTACCTGAAGATGCTATTTTTGAAGTGGAAGGGATTAAGGTATGGATAACACATATAGGAGGGTATCCACCTAAGTACACAGTTAAACTCAAGAAAAGGTTGGATGAAATAAAACCAAACTTATTTATTTGTGGACATTCTCATATACTGAAAGTAATTCCTGATAAGGACAGGCAATTGTTGCATATCAATCCGGGTGCCGCTGGCCACAAAGGGTTTCACAAGATGAGAACAATTGTGACTTTAGATATAACAGAAGGGAAAATGAGTGACCTCAAAGTGGTTGAACTGGGAAAGAGGGGACAAATTGGATAA
- a CDS encoding GNAT family N-acetyltransferase has protein sequence MQDLSYSRRDSERFGLVIFRAREEGIDSSELMKQILDHNVDTAIIRIKTELLSQIHKLEKTAMPIRITDTLAYYHQDLSTYKKQALINRNLTFEEATTKDFEDLNLLVRETFGNYVNHYRMNPFMDNELVTQGYQDWVTSYASGHPERKCWIAREDGMAVAFATFNLETGEKIKAILCGVKTTHRERGIFHDMLTVARNFAKEQGKTYMRAICQIENIAVQRILTHQGFELHHTENTIHINAMLTKSVFEPFTESVHFSVDDIKEKTLNQNILMEINKQFDDKQNITTQNHRFVNIQRMTKEASYKMHFSFPMGNKGLLRVMDDDNNTYVLVYFDLKHFFA, from the coding sequence ATGCAAGACCTTAGTTACTCCCGCAGGGACAGCGAACGCTTCGGACTGGTCATTTTCAGGGCTAGGGAAGAAGGTATTGACAGCAGTGAACTGATGAAGCAAATCTTGGATCACAATGTCGATACAGCCATTATAAGGATTAAAACAGAGCTACTTTCTCAGATCCACAAGCTGGAAAAAACTGCCATGCCAATTCGAATCACAGATACGTTGGCATACTATCATCAGGATTTATCCACCTACAAAAAACAGGCACTGATCAACCGTAACCTCACATTTGAGGAAGCGACTACCAAGGATTTTGAAGACCTCAACCTATTGGTTAGAGAAACATTTGGCAACTACGTGAACCACTACCGCATGAATCCTTTTATGGATAATGAGTTAGTGACACAAGGTTATCAGGATTGGGTAACCAGCTATGCTTCGGGACACCCTGAGAGAAAATGTTGGATTGCTCGTGAAGATGGCATGGCAGTGGCATTTGCGACCTTTAACCTTGAAACAGGTGAGAAAATCAAAGCCATTCTTTGTGGCGTGAAGACGACTCACCGTGAGCGAGGTATTTTCCATGATATGCTGACTGTTGCCCGAAACTTTGCAAAGGAACAAGGCAAAACGTATATGAGGGCTATTTGCCAAATTGAAAACATAGCTGTACAGCGCATACTGACTCACCAAGGATTTGAGCTGCATCATACAGAGAACACGATTCATATCAACGCTATGTTGACCAAGTCGGTATTTGAACCTTTCACAGAGTCTGTTCATTTCAGTGTAGATGATATCAAGGAAAAAACCTTGAATCAAAATATTCTGATGGAGATCAACAAGCAATTTGACGACAAGCAAAACATCACAACCCAAAACCACCGTTTTGTGAATATCCAGCGTATGACCAAGGAAGCTAGCTATAAAATGCACTTCTCATTCCCGATGGGTAATAAAGGTTTGCTTAGGGTAATGGATGATGATAACAACACTTATGTATTGGTTTATTTTGACCTGAAACATTTCTTTGCTTAA
- a CDS encoding RagB/SusD family nutrient uptake outer membrane protein has translation MKGISKYILIAALGLSAASCESVIDFEPTDQIDKTKAFTSVDDLDAAIVGAYAIMPKTTPITVNAYTTDNAKMAVGGRNIGVTSYNWNYTPSGSTEPAGWAGYYRSVNAVNVALDAMQQLTIPVSDSERYDYLKGEAMAVRALAHFNLFQAYAASYTDDSKLAVPYMLVSEIAQPARLTVGEFMTKLDQDLEQAYQLMNGNESVESINTRMSALAVKALEARVALYREDYDRAVAAATAVLSVVTVTDAAGFTAMFEQGADDEIIFKFRMSDPLSKVGNVFQDNGGTLNFVASNDLDLAFAQNYADDASLDVRYGVTLKMNPADASQQLIGKYMSADATEILLTDVNVFRASDILLIRAEANAQLGSAAAAQADLNELRAKRIEGFTDQAETGNILLDAIAQQRRLELAYEGHRFYDLRRTGKSIVRGDVTFETTPTTLVAGDHRFVFPIPESEINANENMTQNDKYDGN, from the coding sequence ATGAAGGGAATATCTAAATATATCTTGATCGCGGCATTGGGGCTATCAGCAGCTTCATGCGAAAGCGTAATTGATTTTGAACCTACAGATCAAATTGACAAGACAAAAGCTTTTACATCTGTAGATGATCTCGATGCAGCCATTGTAGGTGCTTATGCTATTATGCCTAAGACAACGCCTATAACGGTAAACGCCTATACAACTGACAATGCTAAGATGGCTGTTGGTGGTAGAAATATCGGTGTAACGAGTTATAACTGGAACTACACGCCGTCTGGTTCGACTGAACCAGCAGGTTGGGCAGGGTATTATCGTAGTGTCAATGCTGTAAACGTAGCATTGGATGCGATGCAACAGCTGACAATTCCTGTCTCTGACTCTGAGCGTTACGACTACTTGAAAGGAGAAGCAATGGCAGTAAGAGCACTGGCGCACTTTAACTTGTTTCAGGCTTACGCAGCAAGCTACACAGATGATAGTAAACTGGCAGTGCCCTATATGTTGGTGTCTGAAATTGCGCAACCTGCTCGTTTGACGGTTGGTGAGTTTATGACAAAGCTTGATCAAGACCTAGAGCAGGCTTACCAGTTGATGAATGGTAATGAGTCAGTTGAGTCAATTAACACTAGAATGTCAGCATTGGCAGTAAAAGCGCTTGAGGCAAGAGTAGCACTTTATAGAGAGGACTATGACAGAGCTGTTGCAGCGGCAACTGCGGTCTTATCAGTAGTAACAGTTACAGATGCAGCAGGGTTTACCGCTATGTTTGAGCAAGGAGCAGATGATGAGATTATCTTTAAGTTTAGAATGTCAGATCCGCTGAGCAAGGTGGGTAATGTATTCCAAGATAATGGTGGAACCCTTAACTTTGTCGCTTCTAACGACTTAGACTTGGCATTCGCTCAAAACTACGCAGACGATGCTTCACTAGACGTTCGTTATGGTGTAACGCTTAAAATGAATCCAGCAGATGCATCACAACAGCTGATTGGTAAGTACATGTCAGCTGATGCAACGGAAATTCTTTTGACGGATGTAAACGTATTCAGAGCATCAGATATCCTGCTGATTAGAGCAGAGGCTAACGCACAACTGGGAAGTGCTGCAGCAGCTCAAGCTGACTTGAACGAGTTGAGAGCAAAGCGTATTGAAGGCTTTACAGACCAAGCTGAAACAGGTAACATCCTGTTGGATGCAATTGCTCAGCAGAGAAGATTAGAGCTGGCTTACGAAGGCCACCGCTTCTACGACCTGAGAAGAACAGGGAAGTCGATCGTAAGAGGAGATGTGACGTTTGAAACGACACCAACTACTTTGGTGGCTGGTGATCATCGATTTGTATTTCCGATTCCAGAATCGGAAATAAATGCAAACGAGAATATGACGCAGAACGACAAATACGACGGTAACTAG